From one Enterococcus sp. DIV2402 genomic stretch:
- a CDS encoding TetR/AcrR family transcriptional regulator → MPTETFFNLPKEKQRRILDAAKKEFSRTSLKEASIANVIKDAEIPRGSFYQYFKDKEDLYYYYFQTVQQDSHRYLVSSIQQANGDLFQGFEEYFKRIVPEIFIGDHALFYKNVFTNMDYHGFRRVAPHLEKNAESCHDKKMERKKHQKVLIDAIDCSNLKVSDNHELHLLLQLLMHTVFTTIADGYRRILIDGSYDIEQINQNFESKISWLKNGARKEKTE, encoded by the coding sequence ATGCCAACTGAGACATTTTTTAATTTACCCAAAGAAAAGCAACGACGTATTTTAGATGCAGCGAAAAAAGAATTTTCCAGAACATCTTTGAAAGAAGCGTCTATTGCTAATGTTATCAAGGATGCTGAAATTCCTAGAGGCAGTTTTTATCAATATTTTAAAGATAAAGAAGATTTGTATTACTACTATTTTCAAACAGTTCAACAGGACAGCCATCGTTACTTAGTTTCATCAATTCAACAAGCGAACGGTGATTTATTTCAAGGTTTCGAAGAGTATTTTAAACGTATTGTGCCCGAAATTTTTATTGGCGACCATGCCTTGTTTTACAAAAATGTCTTTACGAATATGGATTATCATGGTTTCCGTCGCGTTGCTCCGCATCTAGAAAAGAATGCTGAATCCTGCCATGATAAAAAAATGGAACGCAAAAAGCATCAGAAAGTGTTGATAGATGCGATTGACTGCTCAAACTTAAAGGTGAGCGACAATCATGAATTACATTTACTATTACAATTATTAATGCATACCGTTTTTACAACAATTGCAGATGGCTATCGTCGCATATTAATCGACGGTTCCTATGACATTGAGCAAATCAATCAGAATTTTGAAAGCAAAATAAGCTGGTTGAAAAATGGCGCACGAAAGGAGAAGACTGAATGA
- a CDS encoding alpha/beta hydrolase, with product MTKKETVTFKGRHFNIVGDLFFPENFDSSNKYPAIVVTHPTSSVGEQTSGLYAEKLAEKGFVTITFDASYQGRNEGEPRNTEDPAVRTEDISRAIDYLVTLDYVDENRIGAAGICAGGGYTIHAAKTERRIKAVAGIAPANVGATFRGAFGSEANLLGMLEQIAQQRTAEARGVEVQEVNWIPNSPEELKAAGMTDIDFVEAVDYYRTDRGYCPFSSNLVPFTNYAAILGFDANILLEIKLVDLLHIVMDLKFIHVQHQQKKILGYCQISVITIYMINQKQ from the coding sequence ATGACAAAAAAAGAAACGGTTACTTTCAAAGGACGTCACTTTAATATTGTAGGAGATTTATTTTTCCCAGAAAACTTTGATTCTTCTAACAAATATCCAGCTATTGTAGTTACTCATCCAACTAGTAGTGTGGGCGAACAAACATCTGGTTTATATGCAGAAAAATTAGCAGAAAAAGGTTTTGTAACAATTACTTTTGATGCAAGTTATCAAGGACGTAATGAAGGTGAGCCTCGTAATACAGAGGATCCAGCAGTACGTACAGAAGATATTAGTCGCGCGATTGATTATTTAGTGACATTAGATTATGTAGATGAAAATCGTATTGGTGCGGCAGGTATCTGTGCAGGTGGTGGATACACGATTCATGCAGCGAAAACAGAACGTCGTATTAAAGCAGTTGCTGGGATTGCACCGGCAAATGTTGGAGCAACATTCCGTGGCGCATTTGGATCAGAAGCTAACTTACTTGGCATGTTAGAACAAATTGCTCAACAACGTACAGCTGAAGCTCGTGGCGTAGAAGTACAGGAAGTAAACTGGATTCCAAATTCACCAGAAGAATTAAAAGCAGCAGGTATGACAGATATTGATTTTGTAGAAGCGGTAGATTATTATCGTACAGATCGAGGGTACTGCCCATTCTCATCAAACCTAGTACCATTTACGAACTATGCAGCAATTTTAGGTTTTGATGCAAATATCTTGTTGGAGATAAAGTTGGTGGATTTGCTTCATATCGTAATGGATTTGAAGTTTATACACGTGCAGCATCAACAGAAAAAGATATTAGGGTATTGCCAGATATCAGTCATTACGATTTATATGATCAACCAAAAGCAGTAG
- a CDS encoding arsenic metallochaperone ArsD family protein, protein MKIEYFLPVDCNSDELEGFKAIHNNDNLKEFYKKKEHETLETKIYNWSRSVIPFLKDSEVLNTLQREDLKCLPIVKINGSIFITQRVLSLNELSDILDIGISIQKD, encoded by the coding sequence ATGAAAATAGAATATTTTTTACCTGTGGATTGTAATTCTGATGAACTTGAAGGTTTTAAGGCTATTCATAATAATGATAACCTCAAAGAATTTTACAAAAAAAAAGAACATGAAACATTAGAAACCAAAATTTATAATTGGAGTAGAAGTGTTATACCGTTTCTAAAAGATTCTGAGGTGCTTAATACATTGCAACGAGAAGATTTAAAATGTTTACCTATAGTAAAAATAAATGGATCTATTTTTATTACACAAAGGGTCTTAAGTTTAAATGAATTAAGTGACATTTTAGACATTGGTATTAGTATACAAAAAGATTAA
- a CDS encoding zinc-binding dehydrogenase — protein sequence MKTKAVRLYGKNDLRLEEFELPPIQEDEILASVVTDSICMSTWKLANQGADHKKAPDDVATNPIIIGHEFCGEIIEVGAKWADHYQVGERYVVQANLQLPDRPDCPGYSYPYTGGDATYIVISKDVMEQDCLIPYKGVTYFEGSLVEPLSCVIGAFEANYHLIEGSYEHKMGIKPEGNLLIMGGTGPMGLLAIDYALHGPIKPKHIVITDRHQDKLDRAAKLYPSQDGITVTYINVREIENQVAILKEAINNQGYDDVFVMVPAADAITDGSKLMNPDGCLNFFAGPQNKDFFAEVNFYDVHYSFMHYVGTSGGNTEDMRKAVQLIEEQKIRAANIVTHVLGLDSVAETTLNQPTIGGGKKLVYTHKAMALTNLSELPETHELKKILDKTEGIWSKEAEEYILTTQPEI from the coding sequence ATGAAAACAAAAGCAGTTCGCTTATACGGTAAAAATGATTTACGATTAGAAGAATTTGAATTACCTCCTATTCAAGAAGATGAGATTTTAGCTTCGGTAGTGACCGATAGCATTTGTATGTCTACTTGGAAACTAGCCAATCAAGGAGCGGACCATAAAAAAGCGCCAGATGATGTTGCTACAAACCCAATTATTATTGGTCATGAATTCTGTGGGGAGATTATAGAGGTGGGGGCTAAATGGGCGGATCACTATCAAGTAGGTGAGCGCTATGTCGTTCAGGCAAATTTACAATTGCCTGATCGTCCAGATTGTCCGGGTTATTCCTATCCATATACAGGTGGAGATGCCACCTACATTGTTATTTCCAAGGATGTAATGGAGCAAGATTGCTTAATCCCTTATAAGGGTGTCACCTATTTTGAAGGATCACTCGTTGAACCATTATCCTGTGTGATTGGTGCGTTTGAAGCAAATTATCATTTAATAGAAGGCTCGTATGAACACAAAATGGGAATTAAACCTGAAGGCAATTTATTGATTATGGGTGGTACTGGTCCAATGGGGCTGTTGGCTATTGATTATGCGTTGCACGGACCTATTAAACCTAAGCACATTGTCATTACAGATCGTCATCAAGATAAATTAGATCGAGCTGCTAAACTATATCCTAGTCAAGACGGTATTACAGTGACCTATATCAACGTGCGAGAAATAGAGAATCAGGTAGCAATTCTAAAAGAAGCAATCAATAACCAAGGCTATGATGATGTATTTGTCATGGTACCTGCTGCAGATGCAATTACAGACGGTTCAAAACTAATGAATCCCGATGGTTGTCTAAATTTCTTTGCGGGACCTCAAAATAAAGATTTCTTTGCCGAAGTGAATTTTTATGATGTTCATTATTCTTTCATGCATTATGTTGGAACCTCTGGGGGAAATACAGAAGATATGCGAAAAGCAGTCCAATTGATTGAAGAACAGAAAATTCGTGCAGCTAATATTGTGACTCATGTGTTAGGTCTTGATTCAGTAGCAGAAACAACTTTGAATCAACCTACAATTGGCGGTGGGAAAAAATTAGTCTATACTCATAAGGCAATGGCACTTACGAACCTAAGTGAGTTGCCAGAAACACATGAACTAAAAAAGATTTTAGACAAAACAGAGGGAATTTGGAGTAAAGAAGCAGAAGAGTACATCTTAACGACCCAACCAGAAATTTAA
- a CDS encoding mannose/fructose/sorbose PTS transporter subunit IID, which produces MENTNQVTIQSKITKQDLIRTFVYSNFQQASFNYERIHALAFCVDMIPTIQRVYETKEEQAEALKRHLTFFNVTPGMCGPVIGVTMAMEEARAGGADIEEGTINSLKVGLMGPLAGVGDPLIWGTLRPITAALGASIALTGNVMGPLLFFIAFNAVRLALKWFGLTYGLKKGLDIVSDLSGNLLQKLTEGATILGLFIMGVLVTKWTTINVPLVVSRTTGPDGQEVVTTVQNILDDLVPGLLALGLTLLMMRLLKKKVSPIVLIFALFAVGIAGYAFGILG; this is translated from the coding sequence ATGGAAAATACGAACCAAGTAACAATTCAGTCTAAAATTACAAAGCAAGACTTAATTCGTACGTTTGTTTATTCAAATTTTCAACAAGCATCGTTTAACTATGAACGAATTCATGCTTTAGCTTTTTGTGTGGATATGATTCCGACAATTCAGCGTGTGTATGAAACAAAAGAAGAACAGGCTGAAGCGTTAAAACGTCATTTGACTTTTTTTAATGTGACACCAGGTATGTGTGGTCCAGTTATTGGTGTGACCATGGCAATGGAAGAAGCGAGAGCAGGCGGAGCAGATATTGAAGAAGGAACGATTAATAGTCTGAAAGTTGGTTTAATGGGGCCGCTTGCAGGTGTAGGGGATCCTTTAATTTGGGGAACATTACGTCCAATTACTGCGGCTTTAGGAGCATCGATTGCATTAACCGGCAACGTTATGGGACCATTATTATTTTTTATTGCTTTTAATGCCGTTCGTTTAGCATTGAAATGGTTTGGATTAACTTATGGACTGAAAAAAGGATTGGATATCGTTTCTGATTTATCTGGAAATTTATTACAAAAATTAACAGAAGGTGCCACGATTTTAGGGCTATTTATCATGGGAGTTTTAGTAACTAAGTGGACCACTATTAACGTACCTTTAGTGGTCTCAAGAACAACGGGACCAGATGGGCAAGAAGTGGTAACTACTGTTCAAAATATTCTAGATGATTTAGTACCAGGCTTGCTAGCATTAGGTTTGACACTATTAATGATGCGCCTATTGAAGAAAAAAGTGAGTCCAATTGTTTTAATATTTGCTTTGTTTGCTGTCGGAATTGCTGGTTACGCATTTGGCATTTTAGGCTAA
- a CDS encoding PTS mannose/fructose/sorbose transporter subunit IIC — protein MELSMIQIILIFLFSSIAGMGSVLDEFQTHRPIIACTVMGLILGDLTTGVILGGTLELIALGWMNIGAAQSPDSALASTISTILVIVGSQSIQNGIAVALPVAAAGQVLTVFVRTLTVAFQHAADKEAEKANFKRIILLHFSALLMQAMRVAIPTTIVAAFVSAEMVESMLAAIPDVVTGGLAVAGGFIVVVGYAMVLNMMSIKYLMPFFFLGFVLGGYLDFSLLSFGIIGLIMAMLYVQLNPNFNKQAAVVNQPAMNVYDDLDDELED, from the coding sequence ATGGAATTATCGATGATTCAGATCATTTTAATCTTTTTATTTTCAAGTATTGCTGGAATGGGTAGTGTATTAGATGAATTTCAAACCCATCGACCTATTATTGCATGTACAGTGATGGGCTTGATTTTAGGCGATTTGACAACGGGAGTTATTCTCGGGGGAACACTCGAATTAATTGCTTTAGGCTGGATGAATATTGGCGCTGCACAATCACCTGATTCGGCTTTGGCTAGCACGATTTCTACAATTTTGGTAATTGTTGGAAGCCAAAGTATTCAAAATGGGATTGCAGTAGCCTTACCAGTTGCAGCAGCTGGACAAGTATTAACCGTATTTGTTCGCACACTAACAGTTGCCTTTCAACATGCGGCAGATAAAGAAGCAGAGAAAGCTAACTTCAAACGTATTATTTTGCTTCACTTTAGCGCATTGTTAATGCAGGCAATGCGTGTGGCGATTCCGACGACGATTGTTGCAGCATTTGTAAGTGCGGAAATGGTTGAAAGCATGTTAGCAGCGATACCTGATGTGGTGACAGGTGGGTTAGCTGTCGCCGGTGGTTTCATTGTCGTTGTCGGTTATGCGATGGTCTTGAATATGATGAGTATCAAATATTTGATGCCCTTCTTCTTCCTAGGGTTTGTTTTAGGTGGTTACTTAGATTTTAGTTTATTATCATTCGGGATTATCGGTTTAATTATGGCGATGTTATATGTCCAATTAAATCCCAATTTCAATAAACAAGCAGCGGTTGTCAATCAACCAGCTATGAATGTCTACGATGATTTAGATGATGAACTAGAAGACTAA
- a CDS encoding mannose/fructose/sorbose PTS transporter subunit IIB → MHIRLARIDDRLIHGQVATVWAKEAGAQRIIVVSKEVSEDQIRKTLVKQAAPPGIKANIIDVDKAVRVYNNPKYANETVFYLFTNPTEVVEIIQKGVPIQSINIGGMQYKTGKKQVTKAVSVDEKDVIAFRKLAELGVELDLRVVATDTKGDFEAKLKEASF, encoded by the coding sequence ATGCATATTCGATTAGCAAGAATTGATGACCGTTTAATTCATGGTCAAGTAGCCACTGTTTGGGCAAAAGAAGCAGGTGCGCAACGAATTATTGTCGTAAGTAAAGAAGTTTCTGAGGATCAAATTCGTAAAACCTTAGTGAAGCAAGCAGCTCCTCCAGGAATTAAAGCAAATATTATTGATGTAGATAAAGCAGTTCGTGTGTACAACAATCCTAAATATGCGAATGAAACCGTCTTTTATTTATTTACGAATCCAACTGAAGTAGTTGAAATAATTCAAAAGGGTGTACCTATTCAATCAATCAATATCGGTGGCATGCAATACAAAACAGGGAAGAAACAAGTGACTAAAGCAGTATCTGTTGATGAAAAAGATGTTATAGCATTTAGAAAATTAGCCGAGTTGGGTGTGGAATTAGATTTGCGTGTTGTCGCAACGGATACTAAAGGCGACTTTGAAGCAAAACTAAAAGAAGCAAGCTTTTAA
- a CDS encoding PTS sugar transporter subunit IIA, giving the protein MSSVVLVAHGKLANEMKNSAEMIFGELADFQTVEFLKEDGFDSLKEKLQTVLNQTDESVIILADLFGGTPFNASCGLAMEYPEKQIEVISGMSLPLVLETATVYADRNARAVADYLQEIACDTVRTFVIEEEDEEEL; this is encoded by the coding sequence ATGTCAAGTGTCGTTTTGGTTGCACATGGAAAATTAGCAAATGAAATGAAAAATTCAGCAGAAATGATTTTTGGAGAATTAGCTGATTTTCAAACAGTAGAATTTTTAAAAGAAGATGGGTTTGATTCATTAAAAGAAAAATTACAAACGGTTTTAAATCAAACGGACGAGTCCGTCATTATTTTAGCAGATTTATTTGGAGGAACACCATTTAACGCGAGCTGTGGACTAGCGATGGAATATCCCGAAAAACAAATTGAAGTTATCTCGGGCATGTCCTTGCCTTTGGTATTAGAAACAGCCACCGTTTACGCAGACCGAAATGCTCGGGCAGTAGCAGATTATTTACAAGAAATTGCGTGTGATACTGTACGGACATTTGTAATTGAAGAAGAGGACGAGGAGGAACTATAA
- a CDS encoding SDR family oxidoreductase: MSWLNIEGKTVIVTGGSSGIGDAIVKELCLLQVNVVNADLSEGAFKHENLVFVQTDVTSRESVEAAVATALNHFGKIDGVVNNAGINIPALLVDEKQVENGKFEINDKLFDKIINVNQKGLYLMSQAVGRKLVAQGHGVIINMSSESGLEGSEGQSAYAATKAAVNSYTRSWAKELGKKGIRVIGIAPGIMEETGLRTLAYEEALAYTRGKTVEELRAGYSQTSTIPLGRSGKLAEVADLVAYFLSERSSYISGVTVNVAGGKTRG; this comes from the coding sequence ATGAGTTGGTTAAATATTGAAGGGAAAACAGTAATTGTCACAGGAGGTTCATCAGGGATTGGTGATGCGATTGTTAAGGAACTTTGTCTATTACAAGTAAATGTGGTGAATGCAGATTTAAGCGAAGGGGCTTTTAAGCATGAAAATTTAGTATTTGTACAAACTGACGTCACTTCACGAGAATCTGTTGAAGCTGCGGTAGCAACAGCACTCAATCATTTCGGAAAAATTGACGGAGTGGTCAATAATGCAGGAATTAATATTCCAGCATTATTAGTTGATGAAAAACAAGTTGAAAATGGCAAATTTGAAATTAACGATAAGCTATTTGACAAAATTATTAATGTAAATCAAAAAGGACTGTACTTAATGAGCCAAGCTGTTGGACGCAAATTAGTCGCGCAAGGTCATGGTGTAATTATTAATATGTCTTCTGAAAGTGGGTTAGAGGGATCGGAAGGACAAAGCGCCTATGCTGCCACAAAAGCTGCGGTAAATAGTTATACTCGTTCATGGGCCAAAGAGTTAGGCAAAAAAGGAATTCGTGTTATTGGTATCGCACCAGGAATTATGGAAGAAACTGGTTTGCGAACGTTAGCTTATGAAGAAGCTCTTGCTTATACTCGTGGAAAAACTGTTGAAGAGTTACGTGCAGGCTATAGTCAAACAAGTACGATTCCTTTAGGACGTAGCGGTAAGTTAGCAGAAGTTGCTGATTTAGTTGCGTATTTCTTATCTGAACGTTCAAGTTATATTTCAGGAGTTACAGTGAATGTTGCAGGTGGTAAAACGAGAGGATAG
- a CDS encoding sugar-binding transcriptional regulator encodes MKHVEDKLLVQIAQMYYQEDKNQSQISKELNIHRSTISRLLKKSREEGIVTITINYDLAGTYSLEKELEETFGLKKAIVVPTAIDVQSEQKLQLLGAAANKYLQTILEEEMTIGFSWGQAMSMVAAELQETEKNNLMCIPLIGGPSGRLIGEYHVNTITFEASKKLKSKAVLIDSPAFPETKELKEALMANQFNQDLVQLWKKLSIAIFGIGSPQMKDSTRWKLFYDDNILEGLEDQVVGDVISHFYNAQGQHISSKLDERLIGITLEELKKVNYRIAVAESLEKVSAIRGALRGKYMNVLVTTQETAEAILKEK; translated from the coding sequence ATGAAACATGTGGAGGATAAATTATTAGTCCAAATTGCCCAAATGTATTATCAAGAAGATAAAAATCAAAGTCAAATTTCAAAGGAATTAAATATTCATCGTAGTACGATTAGTCGTTTGCTTAAAAAGTCGCGAGAAGAAGGAATTGTGACGATTACTATTAATTATGATTTAGCAGGAACTTATTCGTTAGAAAAAGAATTGGAAGAGACGTTTGGTTTAAAAAAAGCAATTGTCGTACCTACGGCTATTGATGTTCAATCGGAGCAAAAATTACAGTTGTTAGGAGCAGCGGCAAATAAATATCTTCAAACAATTTTAGAAGAGGAGATGACAATTGGCTTTTCATGGGGACAAGCAATGTCGATGGTTGCTGCAGAACTGCAAGAAACTGAGAAAAACAATTTAATGTGTATTCCACTAATCGGTGGGCCTTCTGGACGCTTAATTGGAGAATACCATGTTAATACGATTACTTTTGAAGCTTCTAAAAAATTAAAAAGTAAGGCTGTATTAATTGATTCCCCAGCCTTTCCTGAAACAAAGGAATTAAAAGAAGCTTTAATGGCAAATCAATTTAATCAAGACTTAGTTCAATTATGGAAAAAGCTATCGATTGCTATTTTTGGAATTGGTAGTCCGCAAATGAAAGACAGCACACGTTGGAAACTGTTTTATGATGATAATATTTTAGAAGGATTGGAAGATCAAGTGGTGGGCGATGTGATATCACATTTTTACAATGCTCAGGGGCAACATATTTCTAGTAAATTAGATGAGCGCCTAATCGGTATTACTCTGGAAGAATTAAAAAAAGTTAATTATCGAATTGCTGTAGCAGAATCACTAGAGAAAGTTTCTGCCATTCGTGGTGCTTTACGTGGGAAATATATGAATGTACTGGTGACAACACAAGAGACAGCAGAAGCTATTTTAAAAGAAAAATGA
- the def gene encoding peptide deformylase: MITMDDIIREGHPTLRKVAEEVSFPLSEEDRQLGKDMMEFLENSQDPVKAEELDLRGGVGLAAPQVDVSKRMAAVLVPSSDPEREEPDFQAVLYNPKIMSHSVQEACLADGEGCLSVDREVPGYVPRPARVTLTYFNEDGEQQKVRLKNYTAIVVQHEIDHLNGVMFYDHINAKNPFALKEGILVIE, from the coding sequence ATGATTACAATGGATGATATTATTCGTGAAGGACATCCTACTTTACGAAAAGTTGCTGAAGAAGTCTCTTTTCCTTTGAGTGAAGAAGATCGTCAATTAGGAAAAGATATGATGGAATTTTTAGAAAATAGCCAAGACCCAGTGAAAGCTGAAGAACTAGATTTACGTGGAGGCGTTGGATTAGCTGCGCCACAAGTCGACGTTTCTAAAAGAATGGCAGCCGTTTTAGTGCCTAGTTCTGACCCTGAACGTGAAGAACCTGATTTTCAAGCGGTATTATATAACCCAAAAATTATGAGTCATTCTGTGCAAGAAGCTTGTCTAGCAGATGGCGAAGGTTGCTTGTCTGTGGATCGTGAAGTACCTGGGTATGTTCCTCGTCCCGCACGAGTAACATTAACTTATTTTAATGAAGATGGTGAACAACAAAAAGTTCGTTTAAAAAATTATACAGCCATCGTTGTTCAACATGAAATCGACCATCTAAATGGCGTAATGTTCTATGACCACATTAATGCTAAAAATCCATTCGCCTTAAAAGAAGGCATTTTAGTGATTGAATAA
- a CDS encoding ABC transporter permease, with protein sequence MHERKKINIWTGSSFIIFITYLIFLVYPIVTILGQALFVDNSFSLEHFSAFFSRSYFLDTLLNSFKVSITGTIFSVILGTSLAYFFSMYQFKGKKFLQILIIIASMSAPFVGAYSWILLLGRNGVITKFLMNVLGFPQIEIYGFTGIVLVFTLQLFPLVFLYVAGAFKSIDNSVLEAAESMGSRGLNRIFKVILPLLTPTLLAAALLVFMRAFSDFGTPMLIGEGYRTFPVLVYTEFISEVGGDAAFASALAIIAIMIALTIFLIQRYVANKHSFSMNSLHSIEPKKVGTIQRIFIYLFVYGSIFIAVLPQMYLVYTSFLKTSGMVFVPGYSLNSYREAFNRMGSSILNTIRIPLLALVVVVLFAIFISYLAVRKRNIFTTVIDTLSMIPYIVPGTVMGIAFITAFNTGIGGTGFLSITGTAFIMIVSLAIRRLPYTIRSSIASLSQVSPSIEEAAESLGSSRLNTFFKITVPMMMPGIVSGAILSWVTMISELSTSILLYNVRTKTMTVAIYTEVLRGNYGIAAALSTILMILTVASILLFMKISKSDSITL encoded by the coding sequence ATGCATGAACGTAAAAAAATTAATATATGGACAGGTTCTTCCTTTATCATTTTTATTACTTATTTGATTTTTTTAGTGTATCCGATTGTTACTATTTTAGGACAAGCTTTATTTGTAGACAATTCTTTTTCTTTAGAACATTTTAGCGCATTTTTTTCTCGTAGCTATTTCTTAGATACACTTCTTAATAGTTTTAAAGTATCGATTACGGGAACGATTTTTTCAGTCATTTTAGGCACATCGTTGGCTTATTTTTTCTCGATGTATCAATTTAAAGGGAAGAAATTTTTGCAAATTTTGATTATTATTGCATCCATGTCAGCACCGTTTGTTGGCGCATATTCTTGGATTTTATTACTAGGACGTAACGGAGTCATCACAAAATTTTTAATGAATGTTTTAGGATTTCCTCAAATTGAAATTTATGGATTTACAGGTATTGTGCTAGTATTTACCTTACAGTTGTTTCCGTTAGTTTTCTTATATGTAGCGGGTGCATTCAAGAGTATTGATAATTCAGTATTAGAAGCTGCAGAGAGTATGGGTTCGCGAGGATTGAATCGGATTTTTAAAGTTATTTTGCCTTTGCTGACACCAACATTACTAGCAGCAGCGCTCCTAGTATTTATGCGAGCATTTTCTGATTTTGGAACACCAATGTTGATTGGAGAAGGCTATCGCACTTTCCCAGTATTAGTCTATACAGAGTTTATTAGCGAAGTTGGTGGGGATGCAGCATTTGCATCTGCTTTAGCAATTATTGCCATCATGATAGCCTTGACTATATTTTTAATCCAGCGTTATGTGGCAAATAAACACAGCTTCAGTATGAATTCTTTACATTCAATAGAGCCAAAGAAAGTGGGTACGATTCAACGTATATTTATTTATCTGTTTGTCTACGGGTCTATTTTTATCGCAGTGTTACCTCAAATGTATCTTGTATATACCTCTTTCTTGAAAACTTCAGGAATGGTCTTCGTACCTGGGTATTCACTGAATAGCTATCGTGAAGCATTCAATCGAATGGGGTCATCAATTTTAAATACCATTCGTATTCCTTTGCTTGCTTTAGTAGTTGTCGTATTGTTTGCTATCTTTATTTCTTATTTAGCAGTTCGTAAGCGAAATATTTTTACCACAGTAATTGATACATTGAGTATGATTCCATATATTGTTCCTGGAACCGTCATGGGTATCGCTTTTATTACAGCATTTAATACAGGTATTGGAGGCACAGGTTTCCTTTCTATTACAGGTACAGCTTTTATTATGATTGTATCATTAGCGATTCGCCGTTTGCCTTACACCATTCGTTCGTCAATTGCTTCTTTGAGTCAGGTTTCTCCAAGTATTGAAGAAGCAGCCGAAAGTTTAGGAAGCAGTCGTCTAAATACCTTTTTTAAGATTACTGTTCCAATGATGATGCCAGGAATTGTCTCAGGTGCGATTTTGTCTTGGGTTACAATGATTTCTGAATTATCGACTTCTATTTTATTGTATAACGTCCGAACAAAAACGATGACTGTCGCAATTTATACAGAAGTACTACGTGGTAACTATGGCATTGCAGCAGCATTATCTACTATTTTAATGATACTAACAGTTGCTTCCATACTTTTATTTATGAAAATATCTAAAAGCGATAGTATTACATTGTAA